The following proteins come from a genomic window of Pyxidicoccus sp. MSG2:
- the ribD gene encoding bifunctional diaminohydroxyphosphoribosylaminopyrimidine deaminase/5-amino-6-(5-phosphoribosylamino)uracil reductase RibD → MRLLTRARMDATRAPRAKRAADFDRAVAEFFMRIALEEAAKGMGRTSPNPVVGAVLVKGGRIIARGYHKKAGTAHAEVVALEAAGSKAKGADLYTTLEPCDHYGRTPPCSLAILEAGVRRVICASSDPNPQVSGKGVARLRRGGVKVLTGVLQEEADTLNRPFFKVMRSGLPWVTLKAAVTLDGKLATATGDSRWVTGEPARAWVHRLRDAVDVILVGANTVRKDDPKLTTRLPGGGGKDPLRVVVDSHLRLSPGYTVFTQRSPARTVIATLEDPEGRKARRFLAQGVDVWQVRQKAGRVDLKALLKRIAKSGLNHVLVEGGAEMYGSFLREHLADSLALFLAPKLIGSPGLSWAGDLGVKEMAQAVSVSDLTFERHGADVLLQALL, encoded by the coding sequence ATGCGGCTGCTGACGCGGGCACGGATGGATGCAACGAGGGCGCCCCGGGCAAAGCGGGCGGCGGACTTCGACCGCGCCGTGGCCGAGTTCTTCATGCGCATCGCCCTGGAGGAAGCGGCCAAGGGGATGGGCCGCACCAGTCCGAATCCGGTGGTGGGCGCGGTGCTGGTGAAGGGCGGGCGCATCATCGCCCGCGGCTACCACAAGAAGGCGGGCACCGCGCACGCGGAGGTGGTGGCGCTGGAGGCGGCGGGCTCGAAGGCGAAGGGCGCGGACCTCTACACCACGCTGGAGCCGTGCGACCACTACGGGCGCACGCCGCCGTGCAGCCTGGCGATTCTGGAGGCAGGGGTGCGCCGGGTCATCTGCGCGTCCTCGGACCCCAATCCCCAGGTGAGCGGCAAGGGCGTGGCGCGGCTGCGGCGCGGCGGGGTGAAGGTGCTCACCGGCGTCCTGCAGGAAGAGGCGGACACGCTGAACCGGCCCTTCTTCAAGGTGATGCGCTCCGGGCTGCCGTGGGTGACGCTGAAGGCGGCGGTGACGCTGGACGGGAAGCTGGCCACGGCAACGGGTGACTCGCGCTGGGTGACGGGCGAGCCGGCGCGCGCGTGGGTGCACCGGCTGCGCGACGCGGTGGACGTCATCCTCGTGGGCGCGAACACGGTGCGGAAGGACGACCCGAAGCTCACGACGCGGCTGCCGGGTGGCGGAGGGAAGGACCCGCTGCGCGTGGTGGTGGACAGCCACCTGCGCCTGTCCCCGGGCTACACCGTCTTCACGCAGCGCAGCCCCGCGCGCACCGTGATTGCGACGCTGGAGGACCCGGAGGGCCGCAAGGCGCGGCGCTTCCTCGCCCAGGGCGTGGACGTGTGGCAGGTGCGCCAGAAGGCGGGCCGGGTGGACTTGAAGGCACTGCTGAAGCGCATCGCCAAGAGTGGCCTCAACCACGTGCTGGTGGAGGGTGGGGCGGAGATGTACGGCTCGTTCCTGCGCGAGCACCTGGCGGACTCGCTGGCGCTGTTCCTGGCGCCGAAGCTGATTGGCTCACCCGGGCTGTCGTGGGCGGGAGACCTGGGCGTGAAGGAGATGGCCCAGGCCGTGTCCGTGAGCGACCTCACCTTCGAGCGCCACGGAGCCGACGTCCTGCTCCAGGCGCTGCTGTAG
- a CDS encoding M17 family peptidase N-terminal domain-containing protein has product MSQTTTHDIGMEGLDALGGVDALCLFVAEDDRPLPSSAGYVDWRLCGALSRVLKNGFFTGAKDDWLLLPSDGKLPVPRIFVVGLGSRQKLDAGALSEALAGAGRVLSRAKVDSVALEVPFGGRAEDAARAEAYQKGFLPAFKGGRVALLVDKGLVRLLPARKG; this is encoded by the coding sequence GTGAGCCAGACGACGACGCACGACATCGGGATGGAAGGCCTGGACGCGCTCGGCGGGGTGGATGCCCTCTGCCTCTTCGTGGCCGAGGATGACCGGCCCCTGCCGTCCTCCGCCGGCTACGTGGACTGGCGCCTGTGCGGCGCCCTGTCGCGGGTGTTGAAGAATGGCTTCTTCACCGGGGCCAAGGACGACTGGCTCCTCTTGCCGTCCGACGGGAAGCTGCCCGTGCCGCGCATCTTCGTGGTGGGGCTGGGCTCCCGGCAGAAGCTGGACGCGGGCGCGCTGAGCGAGGCCCTGGCCGGCGCGGGCCGGGTGCTGAGCCGGGCGAAGGTGGACTCGGTGGCCCTGGAGGTGCCCTTCGGGGGCCGGGCCGAGGACGCCGCGCGGGCGGAGGCCTACCAGAAGGGCTTCCTCCCGGCGTTCAAGGGTGGACGGGTGGCGCTCCTCGTGGACAAGGGGCTCGTCCGGCTCCTACCAGCCCGCAAGGGGTGA
- the ribH gene encoding 6,7-dimethyl-8-ribityllumazine synthase, translating into MPRYFDGDYLPPKGRFAICVARFNGFITEELAKGAVDTLVRHGVADADIDVYRCPGTYELPGLVRRVTESRQYAGVITLGAVIRGGTPHFDYVAGECAKGIGQVAFSAAAGTPATAVTFGVLTCDTVEQAIDRAGVKAGNKGAEATLACIEMVNLYAKLAATEGRKG; encoded by the coding sequence ATGCCTCGCTATTTCGACGGTGACTACCTTCCCCCCAAGGGGCGCTTCGCCATCTGCGTGGCCCGCTTCAACGGCTTCATCACCGAGGAGCTGGCCAAGGGCGCCGTGGACACCCTGGTGCGCCATGGCGTCGCGGACGCGGACATCGACGTGTACCGCTGCCCCGGCACCTATGAGCTGCCCGGCCTGGTGCGCCGGGTGACGGAGTCCCGCCAGTACGCGGGCGTGATTACGCTGGGCGCCGTCATCCGCGGCGGCACCCCCCACTTCGACTACGTGGCGGGCGAGTGCGCCAAGGGCATCGGTCAGGTGGCCTTCAGTGCGGCGGCGGGCACTCCGGCCACGGCCGTCACCTTCGGCGTGCTGACGTGCGATACCGTGGAGCAGGCCATCGACCGGGCGGGCGTGAAGGCGGGCAACAAGGGCGCCGAGGCCACGCTGGCCTGCATCGAGATGGTCAACCTGTACGCGAAGCTGGCGGCGACGGAAGGAAGGAAGGGCTAA
- a CDS encoding response regulator, translating into MRVKVLIVEDSKASREYIAAMVEAVEGIEAIVTSSGFEALKLLPRHRFELIITDINMPDINGLELINFVKKNPNYRDVPLFIITTEGREQDRDRGMALGATEYLVKPFLPGSLEELLRRYLKLP; encoded by the coding sequence ATGCGTGTCAAGGTCTTGATTGTCGAGGACTCCAAGGCGTCGCGCGAGTACATCGCCGCGATGGTGGAGGCCGTGGAGGGCATCGAGGCCATCGTCACCTCGAGCGGCTTCGAAGCGCTGAAGCTGCTGCCCCGCCACCGGTTCGAGCTCATCATCACCGACATCAACATGCCCGACATCAACGGGCTGGAGCTCATCAACTTCGTCAAGAAGAACCCCAACTACCGGGACGTGCCCCTGTTCATCATCACCACCGAGGGGCGCGAGCAGGACCGAGACCGCGGCATGGCGCTGGGCGCGACGGAGTACCTCGTCAAACCCTTCCTGCCCGGGAGCCTGGAAGAGCTCCTGCGGCGCTACCTGAAGCTGCCGTGA
- a CDS encoding chemotaxis protein CheW produces MKDPVNLLARRPRAVLDAPAEEADALVQLCAFFVGNEEYVLDIMRVEEILPPQRVTPIPHAPSFVEGVLHLRGIILPVVDLRRRLLGQATPETPKTRLLVCRLGTRRVAVRVDRVAEVLRVRKGDIKPAPALVVAGRSPFVVGVCGPPERLRLLLDLKALLRAELERESSRRPE; encoded by the coding sequence ATGAAGGACCCGGTCAACCTCCTGGCGCGCCGGCCGCGCGCGGTGCTGGACGCTCCCGCCGAGGAGGCGGACGCGCTGGTGCAGTTGTGCGCCTTCTTCGTGGGCAACGAGGAGTACGTGCTGGACATCATGCGCGTGGAGGAAATCCTCCCGCCCCAGCGCGTCACGCCCATCCCCCATGCGCCGTCCTTCGTGGAGGGCGTGCTGCACCTGCGGGGCATCATCCTGCCGGTGGTGGACCTGCGGCGCCGGTTGCTGGGGCAGGCGACGCCGGAGACGCCGAAGACGCGGCTGCTGGTGTGCCGGCTGGGGACGCGGCGCGTGGCGGTGCGGGTGGACCGGGTGGCGGAGGTGCTGCGCGTGCGCAAGGGTGACATCAAGCCCGCGCCGGCGCTGGTGGTGGCGGGGCGCTCGCCCTTCGTGGTGGGCGTATGCGGGCCGCCGGAGCGGCTCCGGCTGCTCCTGGATTTGAAGGCATTGTTGCGCGCGGAGCTGGAGCGCGAGTCCTCACGGAGGCCCGAATGA
- a CDS encoding HEAT repeat domain-containing protein: MNHLPEFPAEEARYRALQELDPRTAGALEVLVIGLHDESWRVRHVAAEALKRLPSPREVAERLIRVLGERGETGARNAAAEALAGLGGAALGPLVVLLAHPDPDQRKFAADILGQLGQRTAELPLVRALEDPDLNVRVSVSEALGRVGGEHSARALEGLLSDAEPLLRLSALEGLALLRRPPPLPVVLSLLDDPRLQRSAFRVLGLVPQVVATERICQGLASAVRSVREAALGALGTQVALAEPMRRGEIEAVVRVALRRLPDAAERLAQALEAEDVTVRSGALVSAAALGEASLALPVAEAAREDRLLREVLNTLGRLGPEGGRALLAHMADLSSPARAAAAEALVDLVDADSVTALCALLEWAEDDLRAVVVRALGRTRSPEAVPPLVDLLVDSSLAGAATRALGVLAGSNRAAVLAALEAAVTSRATSAAVAALARVGGAPALPALRQLARDAEPTWRAAAVEAAGEVDGTVGRELARAALADEAVQVRAVGVRAMGRLGGPEAGALLRPALHDEDAAVRLAAVEAVGECGAADRAGDLEALVRHPDGALAVAAVRALARLGVAVPGMLREAAGHPDAEVVKAALSAGAVSEQGVALALSLLGHPRWDVRAAAARVLGDSGGPECLAAARGALEAEADALARQTLSDAVERLSRR; the protein is encoded by the coding sequence ATGAACCACCTGCCCGAGTTCCCCGCGGAGGAGGCTCGCTACCGCGCGCTCCAGGAGCTGGACCCGCGGACGGCGGGGGCCCTGGAGGTTCTCGTCATCGGGCTGCACGACGAGAGCTGGCGTGTGCGCCACGTGGCGGCCGAGGCCCTCAAGCGGCTGCCCTCCCCGCGTGAGGTGGCCGAGCGCCTCATCCGCGTGCTGGGCGAGCGCGGGGAGACGGGCGCGCGCAACGCGGCGGCGGAGGCGCTGGCGGGCCTGGGCGGCGCGGCGCTGGGGCCGCTGGTGGTGCTGCTGGCGCACCCGGACCCGGACCAGCGCAAGTTCGCGGCGGACATCCTCGGGCAGCTCGGGCAGCGCACCGCGGAGCTGCCGCTGGTGCGGGCGCTGGAGGACCCGGACCTCAACGTGCGGGTGTCCGTGTCGGAGGCGCTGGGGCGGGTGGGCGGTGAGCACTCGGCGCGCGCGCTGGAGGGGCTGCTGTCGGACGCGGAGCCGCTCCTGCGACTGTCCGCGCTGGAGGGGCTCGCGCTCCTGCGCCGCCCGCCGCCGTTGCCGGTGGTGCTGTCGCTGCTGGACGACCCGAGGCTGCAGCGCAGCGCCTTCCGCGTGCTGGGGCTGGTGCCGCAGGTGGTGGCCACGGAGCGCATCTGCCAGGGGCTGGCGTCGGCGGTGCGCTCGGTGCGCGAGGCGGCGCTGGGCGCGCTGGGCACGCAGGTGGCGCTGGCGGAGCCGATGCGGCGTGGCGAAATCGAGGCGGTGGTGCGCGTGGCGCTGAGGCGCCTGCCGGACGCGGCGGAGCGGCTGGCCCAGGCGCTGGAGGCCGAGGACGTGACGGTGCGCTCGGGCGCGCTGGTGTCCGCGGCGGCGCTGGGCGAGGCGTCCCTGGCGCTGCCGGTGGCGGAGGCCGCGCGGGAGGACCGGCTGCTGCGCGAGGTGCTGAACACGCTGGGCCGGCTGGGGCCGGAGGGCGGGCGCGCGCTGCTGGCCCACATGGCGGACCTGTCCTCGCCGGCCCGGGCGGCCGCCGCCGAGGCGCTGGTGGACCTGGTGGACGCCGACTCGGTGACGGCGCTGTGCGCGCTGCTGGAGTGGGCGGAGGACGACCTGCGCGCGGTGGTGGTGCGGGCGCTGGGGCGCACGCGCTCGCCGGAGGCCGTGCCTCCGCTGGTGGACCTGCTGGTGGATTCGTCCCTCGCGGGCGCGGCGACGCGGGCGCTGGGCGTGCTGGCGGGCAGCAACCGGGCGGCGGTGCTGGCGGCGCTGGAAGCGGCGGTGACGAGTCGGGCGACCTCGGCGGCGGTGGCGGCGCTGGCCCGCGTGGGCGGTGCGCCCGCGCTGCCCGCGCTGCGGCAACTGGCCCGGGACGCGGAGCCCACCTGGCGCGCGGCGGCGGTGGAGGCCGCGGGCGAGGTGGATGGCACGGTGGGCCGCGAACTGGCGCGCGCCGCGCTGGCGGACGAGGCGGTGCAGGTGCGTGCCGTCGGGGTGCGTGCCATGGGCCGGCTGGGAGGCCCGGAGGCGGGTGCGCTGCTGCGGCCCGCGCTGCACGACGAGGACGCCGCCGTGCGCCTGGCCGCGGTGGAGGCGGTGGGCGAGTGCGGGGCGGCGGACCGGGCCGGTGACCTGGAAGCGCTGGTGCGACACCCGGACGGCGCGCTGGCGGTGGCGGCGGTGCGCGCGCTGGCGCGGCTGGGCGTGGCGGTGCCCGGGATGCTGCGCGAAGCGGCGGGCCACCCGGACGCGGAGGTGGTGAAGGCGGCGCTGTCCGCGGGCGCGGTGAGCGAGCAAGGGGTGGCCCTGGCGTTATCGCTCCTGGGGCACCCGCGCTGGGACGTGCGCGCGGCGGCGGCCCGGGTGCTGGGAGATTCGGGCGGGCCGGAGTGTCTGGCCGCCGCCCGTGGAGCGCTGGAGGCGGAAGCGGACGCCCTGGCGCGGCAGACCCTCTCCGACGCGGTGGAGCGCCTGTCCCGGCGCTGA
- a CDS encoding chemotaxis protein CheA, which produces MNPSSKALAEFVAEATEILDALGKDLLVLDERRGQEADPELVNGIFRAAHSLKGLSGLFGQERISRLAHGTEDLLDRLRLGRLRLDDTALDALIEALDAFQALLAEAARGSESEPLSRRVEDMTARLAGLGSPPVSVDEDPLDRLELDAQVRSVFTEYEEHRLRENVRRGVSLWRVRAAFDLSDFDKGLADLNARLKPMGEVISTLPSARPGGAHGIAFDLIFGAQASGDELEAGLKGTPAELSPLVVRPAVTHAAAQALARSVEPPPSTRQSLSRVDAPSAPVKRGGKKKGARAGTASTGAQQPLLPAAPDADGADFSGPGDALVPVTPSALQSPAGAPGASVAYLQGAGGAQRARAVVMETPATGTASPARPEGDTSLRSLTQTVRVDIGRLDGLINMVGELLLIKANLQRLAESARQDGAVALSKLFGQELARETRGLERKLEALQEGLLEARMVPVGQVFDKLARLVRRITREAGKEIEFVIGGGEVELDKLIVEELSDPLMHLIRNAIDHGVESPEARLAAGKPRRAVVALRAEQKGNHVVIEVSDDGAGIDELRVREVALTRGLITFSQAAEMGRRELLNLIFLPGFSTARSVSELSGRGVGLDVVKNNLGNLSGIIDVWSERGKGTAFHLTLPVTLAIIRALVVGVSGRTYAVPLNSVLEILSVQPKDIRTVERREVLDLRGQTLPFMRLARMFALPERPVNRYFVVVVGLAQERLGIAVDELHGQQDIVTKPLGGRLQSVRGISGATDLGNRRTVLVLDVAALLEEGLAVERRRA; this is translated from the coding sequence GTGAATCCCAGCTCCAAGGCCCTGGCCGAGTTCGTGGCCGAGGCGACCGAAATCCTCGACGCGCTGGGCAAGGACCTGCTCGTGCTCGACGAGCGCCGTGGCCAGGAGGCGGACCCGGAGCTGGTCAACGGCATCTTCCGCGCGGCGCACTCGCTCAAGGGGCTGTCCGGGCTGTTCGGCCAGGAGCGCATCTCCCGGCTGGCGCATGGGACAGAAGACCTGCTGGACCGGCTCCGCCTGGGCCGGCTGCGTCTGGACGACACGGCGCTGGACGCGCTGATCGAAGCGCTGGACGCCTTCCAGGCCCTGCTGGCCGAGGCGGCACGGGGCTCCGAGTCCGAGCCACTCTCCCGGCGCGTGGAGGACATGACGGCACGGCTGGCCGGGCTGGGCTCGCCGCCGGTGTCGGTGGACGAAGACCCGCTGGACCGGCTGGAGCTGGACGCGCAGGTGCGCTCCGTCTTCACCGAGTATGAGGAGCACCGCCTCCGCGAGAATGTGCGGCGCGGCGTGTCGCTGTGGCGGGTGCGTGCCGCGTTCGACCTGTCCGACTTCGACAAGGGGCTGGCGGACCTCAACGCGCGCCTCAAGCCGATGGGCGAGGTCATCAGCACGCTGCCGTCCGCGCGGCCCGGTGGGGCGCACGGCATCGCCTTCGACCTCATCTTCGGCGCGCAGGCGTCCGGTGATGAGCTGGAGGCAGGGTTGAAGGGCACGCCCGCGGAGCTGTCCCCGCTGGTGGTGCGCCCGGCGGTCACCCACGCCGCCGCCCAGGCCCTGGCTCGCTCCGTGGAGCCTCCTCCGTCCACCCGCCAGTCGCTGTCCCGCGTGGACGCGCCCTCGGCTCCGGTGAAGCGGGGCGGGAAGAAGAAGGGCGCCCGGGCAGGCACCGCCTCCACGGGAGCCCAGCAGCCCCTGCTGCCGGCGGCGCCGGACGCGGATGGAGCCGATTTCTCGGGCCCGGGCGACGCGCTGGTGCCGGTGACGCCGTCCGCGCTTCAGTCGCCAGCGGGCGCGCCCGGAGCGTCGGTGGCGTACCTGCAAGGGGCCGGCGGGGCGCAGCGGGCCCGGGCCGTGGTGATGGAGACTCCCGCCACGGGCACCGCCTCGCCAGCGCGTCCGGAGGGCGATACCTCGCTGCGCTCGCTGACGCAGACGGTGCGCGTGGACATCGGCCGGCTGGATGGGCTCATCAACATGGTGGGCGAGCTGCTGCTCATCAAGGCCAACCTCCAGCGCCTGGCGGAGTCCGCGCGGCAGGACGGGGCGGTGGCGCTGTCCAAGCTGTTCGGCCAGGAGCTGGCGCGCGAGACGCGAGGCCTGGAGCGCAAGCTGGAGGCGCTCCAGGAGGGGCTGCTCGAGGCGCGCATGGTCCCCGTGGGCCAGGTCTTCGACAAGCTGGCCCGGCTGGTGCGCCGCATCACCCGCGAGGCGGGGAAGGAAATCGAGTTCGTCATCGGCGGCGGCGAGGTGGAGCTGGACAAGCTCATCGTCGAGGAGCTGAGCGACCCGCTGATGCACCTCATCCGCAACGCCATCGACCACGGCGTGGAGTCCCCCGAGGCGCGGCTGGCCGCCGGCAAGCCCCGGCGCGCGGTGGTGGCACTGCGCGCCGAGCAGAAGGGCAACCACGTCGTCATCGAGGTGAGCGACGACGGCGCCGGCATCGACGAGCTGCGCGTGCGCGAGGTGGCGCTCACCCGGGGCCTCATCACCTTCTCCCAGGCGGCGGAGATGGGCCGGCGCGAGCTGCTCAACCTCATCTTCCTGCCCGGCTTCTCCACCGCGCGCAGCGTGTCCGAGCTGTCCGGGCGTGGCGTGGGCCTGGACGTGGTGAAGAACAACCTGGGCAATCTGTCCGGCATCATCGACGTGTGGAGCGAGCGCGGGAAGGGCACCGCCTTCCACCTCACGCTGCCCGTCACCCTGGCCATCATCCGCGCGTTGGTGGTGGGCGTGAGTGGCCGCACCTACGCGGTGCCGCTCAACAGCGTGCTGGAAATCCTCTCCGTGCAGCCCAAGGACATCCGCACCGTGGAGCGGCGCGAGGTGTTGGATTTGCGCGGGCAGACGCTGCCCTTCATGCGGCTGGCGCGGATGTTCGCCCTGCCGGAGCGGCCGGTGAATCGCTACTTCGTGGTGGTGGTGGGGCTGGCGCAGGAGCGGCTGGGCATCGCCGTGGACGAATTGCACGGCCAGCAGGACATCGTCACCAAGCCCCTGGGGGGCCGGCTGCAGTCCGTCCGGGGCATCTCCGGCGCCACGGACCTGGGCAACCGGCGCACGGTGCTGGTGCTGGACGTGGCCGCGCTGCTGGAGGAGGGCCTGGCCGTGGAGCGCCGTCGGGCCTGA
- the nusB gene encoding transcription antitermination factor NusB, protein MGARRTGRERALQALYQLEMAPATAAEALESAWTASEEAKRDPDAVKFARELVEGVQGHREEIDQLIERHSHNWRLDRMSRIDRNVLRLGIFELKYRPDIPRKVTINEAVELGKNFGTEESSAFVNGLLDRVAVALNKP, encoded by the coding sequence ATGGGCGCGCGGAGAACCGGACGCGAGCGGGCGCTGCAGGCGCTCTACCAGTTGGAGATGGCCCCCGCGACGGCGGCCGAGGCCCTGGAGTCCGCATGGACGGCCTCCGAGGAGGCCAAGCGAGACCCGGACGCGGTGAAGTTCGCCCGCGAGCTGGTCGAGGGCGTGCAGGGCCACCGCGAGGAAATCGACCAGTTGATTGAACGGCACAGCCACAACTGGCGGCTGGACCGCATGTCCCGCATCGACCGCAATGTGCTGCGCCTGGGCATCTTCGAGCTGAAGTACCGCCCGGACATCCCCCGCAAGGTCACCATCAACGAGGCGGTGGAGCTGGGGAAGAACTTCGGCACCGAGGAGTCCAGCGCCTTCGTCAACGGCCTGCTGGACCGCGTGGCCGTGGCGCTCAACAAGCCGTGA
- the nrdR gene encoding transcriptional regulator NrdR: MRCPFCQDAENKVIDSRESHEGSVIRRRRECLACKRRFTTYERVEELHPLIVKKDGRREVFDREKIVSGLKKACEKRPVSADQLEETVVAIERQLQGMGEKEVPSSVIGEEVMRRLRQLDEVAYVRFASVYRSFRDIAEFMDELKPLLESEERERKAKAPPETGG; the protein is encoded by the coding sequence ATGCGCTGCCCCTTCTGCCAGGACGCCGAGAACAAGGTCATCGACTCTCGCGAGTCGCATGAGGGCTCGGTCATCCGCCGTCGCCGCGAGTGCCTGGCCTGCAAGCGCCGCTTCACCACGTATGAGCGGGTGGAGGAGCTCCACCCGCTCATCGTGAAGAAGGACGGGCGGCGCGAGGTCTTCGACCGCGAGAAGATTGTCAGCGGCCTGAAGAAGGCGTGCGAGAAGCGGCCCGTCTCCGCCGACCAGCTGGAGGAGACGGTGGTCGCGATCGAGCGACAGCTGCAGGGCATGGGCGAGAAGGAAGTCCCCTCGTCCGTCATCGGCGAAGAGGTCATGCGCCGGCTGCGGCAACTGGATGAAGTGGCGTACGTTCGCTTCGCGTCCGTGTACCGGAGCTTCCGCGACATCGCGGAGTTCATGGACGAGCTGAAGCCGCTGCTCGAGTCCGAGGAGCGGGAGCGCAAGGCGAAGGCGCCGCCGGAGACGGGCGGTTAA
- a CDS encoding riboflavin synthase — MFTGLIQDLGRVERVIPGGMTDLWIRTSLGAEKFDLGESIAVDGACLTVVERSGDTFKVQAAPETLRRTTLGAVRPGDRVNLERALALGDRLGGHLVSGHVDAVSEVLETFPEGGSWVMRFRLPEELAPFFIEKGSVAIDGISLTVNTVEADRFSVQLIPETQERTTLRAKAAGARVNLEADQIGKYVARLFALQRGQGAPGGGGGLTAAAVRAAGFGTP, encoded by the coding sequence ATGTTCACCGGACTCATCCAGGACCTGGGCAGGGTGGAGCGCGTCATCCCCGGCGGAATGACGGACCTCTGGATTCGCACCTCTCTTGGCGCCGAGAAGTTCGACCTGGGCGAGTCCATCGCCGTCGACGGCGCGTGCCTCACGGTGGTGGAGCGCAGCGGGGACACCTTCAAGGTGCAGGCCGCGCCGGAGACGCTCCGCCGCACCACCCTGGGCGCCGTACGGCCGGGCGACCGCGTGAATCTGGAGCGCGCCCTGGCGCTGGGCGACCGTCTGGGCGGGCACCTGGTCTCCGGCCATGTGGACGCCGTCAGTGAAGTCCTGGAGACCTTCCCCGAGGGCGGCTCGTGGGTGATGCGTTTTCGGCTGCCGGAGGAGCTGGCCCCGTTCTTCATCGAGAAGGGCTCGGTGGCCATCGACGGCATCAGCCTCACCGTCAACACGGTGGAGGCGGACCGCTTCAGCGTGCAGCTCATCCCCGAGACGCAGGAGCGCACCACCCTGCGGGCCAAGGCGGCGGGCGCCCGGGTGAACCTGGAGGCGGACCAGATTGGCAAGTACGTGGCCCGGCTCTTCGCCCTCCAGCGGGGGCAGGGGGCACCCGGGGGCGGTGGCGGGCTGACGGCGGCGGCCGTCCGGGCGGCGGGCTTCGGGACGCCGTAG
- a CDS encoding CheR family methyltransferase, which yields MARFDDGRPEMTVEEFRLLRDHVYSHCGILVHEDMKFVMERRLWPRLEALGLADFGAYHRYLRYDAQRHAELEAAVESLTTHETYFFREPSQLKAFCEELLPLLEKRNGRTRRLRLWSAGCSSGEEAYTLAMLLKDSRRFDDWDVEVYGTDISRRVLTMARRAEYGPSALRATSADLLERHFLPAGNNRVRVRDEVRSWVSFGHHNLLDETGSQLVPRMDVVFCRNVMIYFDQSARRRVLRIVRDRLVPGGYLLLGHSENLLNLGADFELVHLRGDLVYRRPELPGLAGGEGR from the coding sequence GTGGCTCGCTTCGACGATGGACGCCCGGAGATGACGGTGGAGGAGTTCCGGCTCCTCAGGGACCACGTGTACTCGCACTGCGGCATCCTGGTGCACGAGGACATGAAGTTCGTGATGGAGCGCCGGCTGTGGCCCCGGCTGGAGGCGCTGGGGTTGGCCGACTTCGGCGCCTACCATCGCTACCTGCGCTACGACGCCCAGCGGCACGCGGAGCTGGAGGCGGCCGTCGAGTCGCTCACCACGCACGAGACGTACTTCTTCCGCGAGCCCTCGCAGCTCAAGGCCTTCTGTGAGGAGTTGCTGCCGCTCCTGGAGAAGCGCAACGGCCGCACGCGGCGGCTGCGGCTGTGGTCGGCGGGGTGCTCGTCCGGAGAGGAGGCCTACACGCTGGCCATGCTCCTCAAGGACAGCCGCCGCTTCGACGACTGGGACGTGGAGGTGTACGGCACGGACATCTCCCGCCGCGTGCTGACCATGGCGCGGCGCGCGGAGTACGGGCCGTCCGCGCTGCGCGCCACGTCCGCGGACCTGCTGGAGCGCCACTTCCTGCCGGCGGGCAACAACCGCGTGCGCGTGCGCGACGAGGTGCGCTCCTGGGTGTCCTTCGGCCACCACAACCTGCTGGACGAGACGGGCAGCCAGCTGGTGCCGCGCATGGACGTCGTCTTCTGCCGCAACGTGATGATCTACTTCGACCAGTCGGCGCGGCGCCGGGTGCTGCGCATCGTCCGGGACAGGCTGGTGCCCGGGGGCTACCTGCTGCTGGGCCACTCGGAGAACCTCTTGAACCTGGGCGCGGACTTCGAGCTGGTGCACCTGCGCGGAGACCTCGTGTACCGCCGGCCGGAGCTGCCGGGCCTGGCGGGAGGGGAGGGGCGATGA
- a CDS encoding chemotaxis protein CheW, translated as MSRFAELLDDFFYRPDEDVAGLHDFAAGSDGTQASVPEEVPEEYLAFRLEGECYAVPIRVVREISKVPPLTEIPRAEAHLLGVMNLRGELLPAYDIKVRLRLAERAPVVAGPEAPPPPRDARILVLRTESGPAGVWVDGVSGVVKLKPSMLEAAPPGLRSGDRDCVVGIGRRGSTLYILLDPEQALAS; from the coding sequence GTGTCCCGGTTCGCAGAGCTACTCGACGACTTCTTCTACCGCCCGGACGAGGACGTCGCCGGACTGCACGACTTCGCCGCCGGCAGCGACGGCACGCAGGCGTCCGTCCCGGAAGAGGTGCCGGAGGAGTACCTCGCGTTCCGCCTGGAGGGCGAGTGCTACGCGGTGCCCATCCGCGTCGTGCGGGAAATCTCCAAGGTGCCCCCGCTGACGGAGATTCCCCGCGCGGAGGCGCACCTGCTCGGCGTGATGAACCTGCGGGGTGAATTGCTGCCCGCCTACGACATCAAGGTGCGGCTGAGGCTGGCGGAGCGCGCGCCCGTCGTCGCGGGTCCCGAGGCGCCCCCGCCACCGCGCGACGCGCGCATCCTGGTGCTGCGCACGGAGTCCGGCCCCGCCGGGGTGTGGGTGGACGGTGTCTCCGGCGTGGTGAAGCTGAAGCCCTCCATGCTGGAGGCGGCGCCGCCGGGGCTGCGCTCGGGGGACAGGGACTGCGTGGTCGGCATTGGCCGGCGGGGGTCCACGCTCTACATCCTCCTCGACCCGGAACAGGCGCTTGCCTCATGA